Proteins from a genomic interval of Spea bombifrons isolate aSpeBom1 chromosome 4, aSpeBom1.2.pri, whole genome shotgun sequence:
- the AAK1 gene encoding AP2-associated protein kinase 1 isoform X4 codes for MKKFFDSRRELGGSGSGVGGGSSSGLGTGYVGRVFNIGRHQVTVDEVLAEGGFALVFLVRTGNGMRCALKRMYVNNEHDLQVCKREIQIMRDLSGHKNIVGYIDSSINSMSGGDVWEVLILMDFCRGGQVVNLMNQRLQTGFTENEVLQIFCDTCEAVARLHQCKTPIIHRDLKVENILLHDRGHYVLCDFGSAINKCQNPQTEGVTTVEEEIKKYTTLSYRSPEMVNLYSGKVITVKADIWALGCLLYKLCFFTLPFGESQVSICDGNFTIPDNSRYSQDMHCLMRYMLEPDPDKRPDIYQVSYFAFKLAKRECPVPNVHDSVIPAKLPEPVKAGEAAAKKTTPKARLTDPVPTMETSIAPRQRPKAGQTQPNPGMLPIQPALTPRKRPTVQPVTPSPGVVPGVQPPTATPVPAAVKPGPQLQPQPKVAQPAPQVTTPVTTAQQPAPMPAPAAVPASHQQQLYLKQQLLQQQQAAALFQQQQQMLQAQQMQAMQQQQMIQAYYLQQQLLAQQAAMQQKAVVPIPGPLPAQPQTIPTAVQPSAPPEQAIQAPVRTNQKPQAVSAQPSVGQKLGSLTPPSSPKTQRGGHRRILSDVTHSAVFGVPASKSTQLLQAAAAEANLNKSKSATTTPSGSPRTSQQNVHNPPESSGWNPFDDDNFSKLTAEELLNKDFAKLGDNKPSEQLSSSAEDLLSGFPAPPAVSQADSFGPSLFSSGTGLQRDPQTFPLGSDAHLKVASSGGYTLSDGTQILELKTDVPSNRPSSCSSFHSSEGEGTDHEPDLLDCSGSRPLLMESDEEDASKKVKDAVFASPHPNVILTSSSQVPAPKGGAVQPSAEGFSQGLDVFATAPFRCSKESLNDSDVFTNAPFVAKTTPVLDHKEEPDVFLRAPFSRKISVEETTPNASPHVIPSLVGLETATIGTLAFRNVDLGVGTPSMKTSYTTGNLYVHSSRTAESAYFPNPSKDPLNLENHRTPGHEAAQETVFGTVVTKPFRPQSLSKYSRHYSPQDTQNVDAQPIAAYKVVSHVAKASVAGSVPISPVTYRNSDPFGAAPFPAKSSRQNK; via the exons AGGGACCTCTCCGGACACAAGAACATTGTTGGGTACATTGACTCCAGTATTAATTCTATGAGCGGTGGGGATGTTTGGGAGGTCCTGATCCTGATGGATTTCTGTCGAG GAGGTCAAGTTGTCAACTTGATGAACCAGCGGCTGCAGACAGGATTCACGGAGAATGAAGTTCTCCAGATCTTTTGTGACACGTGCGAGGCAGTGGCCCGTCTCCACCAGTGCAAGACTCCCATCATACACCGGGATCTCAAG gtGGAGAATATCCTACTACATGACCGTGGACATTACGTGCTGTGTGATTTTGGGAGTGCAATAAATAAATGCCAGAACCCACAGACCGAGGGGGTCACCACAGTAGAGGAGGAGATAAAAAA GTACACTACCCTCTCCTACCGCTCCCCTGAGATGGTGAATCTTTATAGCGGCAAAGTGATCACCGTCAAGGCCGATATCTGG GCCCTGGGCTGTTTGCTGTATAAGCTCTGCTTCTTCACTCTGCCATTTGGAGAAAGCCAGGTTTCTATTTGTGATGGAAATTTCACCATCCCAGACAACTCTCGCTATTCTCAGGACATGCACTGCCTCATGC GGTATATGCTTGAGCCAGACCCAGATAAGAGGCCAGATATCTACCAAGTGTCCTATTTCGCCTTCAAACTAGCAAAGAGAGAATGCCCTGTTCCAAATGTGCAT GACTCTGTGATCCCCGCAAAACTCCCAGAGCCGGTGAAAGCCGGTGAAGCAGCTGCCAAGAAAACAACCCCTAAGGCCAG ACTAACAGATCCAGTTCCAACCATGGAGACCTCTATAGCCCCAAGACAGAGGCCTAAAGCTGGACAGACGCAACCTAACCCTGGCATGCTTCCCATCCAGCCAGCTCTAACACCTCGGAAAAGACCAACCGTACAACCAGTGACACCCAGTCCAG GTGTAGTTCCAGGTGTTCAGCCCCCCACGGCTACGCCTGTGCCGGCCGCTGTGAAACCTGGTCCGCAGCTACAACCGCAGCCCAAAGTGGCACAGCCTGCACCACAGGTTACCACACCGGTTACCACGGCCCAGCAGCCGGCTCCAATGCCGGCACCAGCTGCAGTGCCTGCGTCTCACCAGCAGCAACTGTACCTGAAACAGCAActcctgcagcagcagcaggcgGCGGCTCTtttccagcagcagcagcagatgctgCAGGCTCAGCAG ATGCAGGcgatgcagcagcagcagatgatCCAGGCGTATTACTTGCAGCAGCAGCTATTGGCACAGCAGGCTGCCATGCAGCAGAAAGCAGTAGTGCCGATACCGGGGCCTTTGCCAGCGCAACCGCAAACCATACCTACCGCTGTTCAGCCCTCAGCTCCTCCGGAACAAGCG ATTCAAGCTCCAGTAAGAACAAACCAGAAGCCCCAGGCAGTCTCCGCTCAGCCCTCTGTAGGGCAAAAGCTGGGCTCTCTTACGCCTCCCTCGTCACCCAAGACGCAGCGTGGTGGACACCGAAGGATTCTCAGTGACGTCACACACAGCGCCGTCTTCGGTGTCCCTGCTAGTAAATCGACCCAGCTCcttcaagcagcagctgccgaaGCAAACCTCAACAAGTCAAA GTCAGCTACAACTACTCCTTCCGGCTCTCCTCGGACATCTCAGCAGAATGTCCACAACCCACCTGAGTCTTCGGGATGGAATCCTTTCGACGATGATAACTTCTCCAAACTCACTGCTGAGGAGCTCCTGAACAAGGACTTTGCCAAGCTGGGAGaca ATAAACCGTCGGAGCAGCTCAGCAGCTCAGCAGAGGACCTCCTGTCTGGGTTTCCAGCTCCCCCTGCTGTGTCTCAGGCTGATTCTTTTGGACCTTCTCTGTTTTCCAGCGGCACAG gcCTTCAAAGAGACCCTCAGACGTTTCCACTTGGGAGTGATGCGCATCTTAAAGTAGCCAGCTCTGGAGGATACACTCTGTCTGACGGCACACAGATTCTAGAGCTAAAGACTGATGTTCCTTCAAACCGTCCGTCTAGCTGCAGTTCCTTCCATAGCAGTGAAGGAGAGGGGACTGACCATGAGCCAGACCTGTTGGATTGCAGTGGGTCTAGGCCTCTGTTGATGGAGTCTGATGAAGAAGATGCATCAAAGAAAGTCAAGGATGCTGTGTTTGCAAGTCCCCATCCCAATGTCATTCTAACCTCAAGTTCTCAAGTCCCTGCACCAAAAGGGGGGGCGGTTCAGCCATCTGCAGAAGGGTTTTCCCAGGGCCTAGATGTATTTGCCACTGCTCCCTTTAGATGTTCCAAGGAATCACTGAATGATTCTGATGTTTTCACCAACGCTCCTTTCGTGGCTAAAACAACTCCTGTACTGGACCACAAGGAGGAACCTGATGTTTTCCTCCGAGCCCCATTTTCTAGGAAAATAAGTGTGGAAGAAACCACACCAAATGCTTCGCCCCATGTCATTCCATCTCTTGTAGGCCTTGAAACAGCAACAATAGGTACACTTGCATTCCGAAATGTAGACCTGGGAGTGGGAACTCCTTCCATGAAGACCTCATATACCACTGGAAACCTCTATGTACATTCCAGCCGAACAGCTGAGTCCGCTTACTTTCCTAACCCTTCAAAGGATCCGCTCAACTTAGAGAATCACAGGACCCCAGGACATGAGGCTGCCCAGGAGACTGTGTTTGGGACTGTAGTCACAAAGCCTTTTCGACCCCAATCACTCTCTAAGTATTCCCGACACTACAGCCCTCAAGATACACAAAATGTGGATGCCCAGCCCATTGCTGCTTACAAAGTGGTGTCTCATGTGGCAAAAGCCTCTGTAGCTGGGTCTGTTCCTATCTCCCCTGTGACTTACAGAAATTCAGACCCATTTGGCGCTGCCCCTTTCCCTGCAAAATCTAGCAGACAAAATAAATAG
- the AAK1 gene encoding AP2-associated protein kinase 1 isoform X6, whose protein sequence is MKKFFDSRRELGGSGSGVGGGSSSGLGTGYVGRVFNIGRHQVTVDEVLAEGGFALVFLVRTGNGMRCALKRMYVNNEHDLQVCKREIQIMRDLSGHKNIVGYIDSSINSMSGGDVWEVLILMDFCRGGQVVNLMNQRLQTGFTENEVLQIFCDTCEAVARLHQCKTPIIHRDLKVENILLHDRGHYVLCDFGSAINKCQNPQTEGVTTVEEEIKKYTTLSYRSPEMVNLYSGKVITVKADIWALGCLLYKLCFFTLPFGESQVSICDGNFTIPDNSRYSQDMHCLMRYMLEPDPDKRPDIYQVSYFAFKLAKRECPVPNVHDSVIPAKLPEPVKAGEAAAKKTTPKARLTDPVPTMETSIAPRQRPKAGQTQPNPGMLPIQPALTPRKRPTVQPVTPSPGVVPGVQPPTATPVPAAVKPGPQLQPQPKVAQPAPQVTTPVTTAQQPAPMPAPAAVPASHQQQLYLKQQLLQQQQAAALFQQQQQMLQAQQMQAMQQQQMIQAYYLQQQLLAQQAAMQQKAVVPIPGPLPAQPQTIPTAVQPSAPPEQAIQAPVRTNQKPQAVSAQPSVGQKLGSLTPPSSPKTQRGGHRRILSDVTHSAVFGVPASKSTQLLQAAAAEANLNKSKSATTTPSGSPRTSQQNVHNPPESSGWNPFDDDNFSKLTAEELLNKDFAKLGDNKPSEQLSSSAEDLLSGFPAPPAVSQADSFGPSLFSSGTAVDKPADAQGQDPSPPLHKPSDPFLPLPLSDTPEKLIEGLKSPEPQLLLPHLVQLADPFGSTSDALNGKSEVAVESLIPGLEPPMPHRLSSQADSIASNRTDSLTGEDSLLDYSLLSNPTADLLDEFAPVTLSAPASADDTNLLTGFDIPEDTEKRADDEFDPIPVRVSKNSQGSHSNNNSGNSESSLPNMTRSLLLVDQLIDL, encoded by the exons AGGGACCTCTCCGGACACAAGAACATTGTTGGGTACATTGACTCCAGTATTAATTCTATGAGCGGTGGGGATGTTTGGGAGGTCCTGATCCTGATGGATTTCTGTCGAG GAGGTCAAGTTGTCAACTTGATGAACCAGCGGCTGCAGACAGGATTCACGGAGAATGAAGTTCTCCAGATCTTTTGTGACACGTGCGAGGCAGTGGCCCGTCTCCACCAGTGCAAGACTCCCATCATACACCGGGATCTCAAG gtGGAGAATATCCTACTACATGACCGTGGACATTACGTGCTGTGTGATTTTGGGAGTGCAATAAATAAATGCCAGAACCCACAGACCGAGGGGGTCACCACAGTAGAGGAGGAGATAAAAAA GTACACTACCCTCTCCTACCGCTCCCCTGAGATGGTGAATCTTTATAGCGGCAAAGTGATCACCGTCAAGGCCGATATCTGG GCCCTGGGCTGTTTGCTGTATAAGCTCTGCTTCTTCACTCTGCCATTTGGAGAAAGCCAGGTTTCTATTTGTGATGGAAATTTCACCATCCCAGACAACTCTCGCTATTCTCAGGACATGCACTGCCTCATGC GGTATATGCTTGAGCCAGACCCAGATAAGAGGCCAGATATCTACCAAGTGTCCTATTTCGCCTTCAAACTAGCAAAGAGAGAATGCCCTGTTCCAAATGTGCAT GACTCTGTGATCCCCGCAAAACTCCCAGAGCCGGTGAAAGCCGGTGAAGCAGCTGCCAAGAAAACAACCCCTAAGGCCAG ACTAACAGATCCAGTTCCAACCATGGAGACCTCTATAGCCCCAAGACAGAGGCCTAAAGCTGGACAGACGCAACCTAACCCTGGCATGCTTCCCATCCAGCCAGCTCTAACACCTCGGAAAAGACCAACCGTACAACCAGTGACACCCAGTCCAG GTGTAGTTCCAGGTGTTCAGCCCCCCACGGCTACGCCTGTGCCGGCCGCTGTGAAACCTGGTCCGCAGCTACAACCGCAGCCCAAAGTGGCACAGCCTGCACCACAGGTTACCACACCGGTTACCACGGCCCAGCAGCCGGCTCCAATGCCGGCACCAGCTGCAGTGCCTGCGTCTCACCAGCAGCAACTGTACCTGAAACAGCAActcctgcagcagcagcaggcgGCGGCTCTtttccagcagcagcagcagatgctgCAGGCTCAGCAG ATGCAGGcgatgcagcagcagcagatgatCCAGGCGTATTACTTGCAGCAGCAGCTATTGGCACAGCAGGCTGCCATGCAGCAGAAAGCAGTAGTGCCGATACCGGGGCCTTTGCCAGCGCAACCGCAAACCATACCTACCGCTGTTCAGCCCTCAGCTCCTCCGGAACAAGCG ATTCAAGCTCCAGTAAGAACAAACCAGAAGCCCCAGGCAGTCTCCGCTCAGCCCTCTGTAGGGCAAAAGCTGGGCTCTCTTACGCCTCCCTCGTCACCCAAGACGCAGCGTGGTGGACACCGAAGGATTCTCAGTGACGTCACACACAGCGCCGTCTTCGGTGTCCCTGCTAGTAAATCGACCCAGCTCcttcaagcagcagctgccgaaGCAAACCTCAACAAGTCAAA GTCAGCTACAACTACTCCTTCCGGCTCTCCTCGGACATCTCAGCAGAATGTCCACAACCCACCTGAGTCTTCGGGATGGAATCCTTTCGACGATGATAACTTCTCCAAACTCACTGCTGAGGAGCTCCTGAACAAGGACTTTGCCAAGCTGGGAGaca ATAAACCGTCGGAGCAGCTCAGCAGCTCAGCAGAGGACCTCCTGTCTGGGTTTCCAGCTCCCCCTGCTGTGTCTCAGGCTGATTCTTTTGGACCTTCTCTGTTTTCCAGCGGCACAG CTGTGGATAAACCTGCAGATGCGCAGGGGCAAGATCCCAGCCCTCCGCTGCACAAACCATCTGACCCCTTCCTACCTCTTCCTCTGTCTGACACACCAG AGAAATTGATTGAGGGTCTCAAATCTCCGGAGCCCCAACTTCTGCTCCCCCATCTTGTGCAGCTGGCAGATCCTTTTGGCAGCACCTCTGACGCTTTGAATG GCAAGTCAGAGGTAGCCGTTGAGAGCCTGATTCCGGGGCTTGAGCCTCCAATGCCCCACCGTCTGTCATCCCAGGCAGACTCCATTGCTTCGAACCGCACAG ATTCACTTACTGGAGAAGATTCCCTCCTCGACTACTCCCTTCTCTCTAACCCTACAGCCGACCTTCTCGACGAATTTGCACCTGTAACGCTCTCTGCTCCAGCATCTGCAG ACGATACTAACCTCTTAACGGGCTTTGATATTCCAGAAGATACTGAAAAAAGGGCTGATGATGAATTTGATCCTATTCCAGTTCGGGTATCCAAAAACTCCCAAG GTTCTCACTCTAATAACAACAGTGGAAATTCTGAGTCCAGCCTACCAAACATGACCAGGTCTCTTCTTCTGGTGGATCAGCTCATAGACTTGTAA
- the AAK1 gene encoding AP2-associated protein kinase 1 isoform X2, protein MKKFFDSRRELGGSGSGVGGGSSSGLGTGYVGRVFNIGRHQVTVDEVLAEGGFALVFLVRTGNGMRCALKRMYVNNEHDLQVCKREIQIMRDLSGHKNIVGYIDSSINSMSGGDVWEVLILMDFCRGGQVVNLMNQRLQTGFTENEVLQIFCDTCEAVARLHQCKTPIIHRDLKVENILLHDRGHYVLCDFGSAINKCQNPQTEGVTTVEEEIKKYTTLSYRSPEMVNLYSGKVITVKADIWALGCLLYKLCFFTLPFGESQVSICDGNFTIPDNSRYSQDMHCLMRYMLEPDPDKRPDIYQVSYFAFKLAKRECPVPNVHDSVIPAKLPEPVKAGEAAAKKTTPKARLTDPVPTMETSIAPRQRPKAGQTQPNPGMLPIQPALTPRKRPTVQPVTPSPVPGVQPPTATPVPAAVKPGPQLQPQPKVAQPAPQVTTPVTTAQQPAPMPAPAAVPASHQQQLYLKQQLLQQQQAAALFQQQQQMLQAQQMQAMQQQQMIQAYYLQQQLLAQQAAMQQKAVVPIPGPLPAQPQTIPTAVQPSAPPEQAIQAPVRTNQKPQAVSAQPSVGQKLGSLTPPSSPKTQRGGHRRILSDVTHSAVFGVPASKSTQLLQAAAAEANLNKSKSATTTPSGSPRTSQQNVHNPPESSGWNPFDDDNFSKLTAEELLNKDFAKLGDNKPSEQLSSSAEDLLSGFPAPPAVSQADSFGPSLFSSGTAVDKPADAQGQDPSPPLHKPSDPFLPLPLSDTPEKLIEGLKSPEPQLLLPHLVQLADPFGSTSDALNGKSEVAVESLIPGLEPPMPHRLSSQADSIASNRTDSLTGEDSLLDYSLLSNPTADLLDEFAPVTLSAPASADDTNLLTGFDIPEDTEKRADDEFDPIPVRVSKNSQGLQRDPQTFPLGSDAHLKVASSGGYTLSDGTQILELKTDVPSNRPSSCSSFHSSEGEGTDHEPDLLDCSGSRPLLMESDEEDASKKVKDAVFASPHPNVILTSSSQVPAPKGGAVQPSAEGFSQGLDVFATAPFRCSKESLNDSDVFTNAPFVAKTTPVLDHKEEPDVFLRAPFSRKISVEETTPNASPHVIPSLVGLETATIGTLAFRNVDLGVGTPSMKTSYTTGNLYVHSSRTAESAYFPNPSKDPLNLENHRTPGHEAAQETVFGTVVTKPFRPQSLSKYSRHYSPQDTQNVDAQPIAAYKVVSHVAKASVAGSVPISPVTYRNSDPFGAAPFPAKSSRQNK, encoded by the exons AGGGACCTCTCCGGACACAAGAACATTGTTGGGTACATTGACTCCAGTATTAATTCTATGAGCGGTGGGGATGTTTGGGAGGTCCTGATCCTGATGGATTTCTGTCGAG GAGGTCAAGTTGTCAACTTGATGAACCAGCGGCTGCAGACAGGATTCACGGAGAATGAAGTTCTCCAGATCTTTTGTGACACGTGCGAGGCAGTGGCCCGTCTCCACCAGTGCAAGACTCCCATCATACACCGGGATCTCAAG gtGGAGAATATCCTACTACATGACCGTGGACATTACGTGCTGTGTGATTTTGGGAGTGCAATAAATAAATGCCAGAACCCACAGACCGAGGGGGTCACCACAGTAGAGGAGGAGATAAAAAA GTACACTACCCTCTCCTACCGCTCCCCTGAGATGGTGAATCTTTATAGCGGCAAAGTGATCACCGTCAAGGCCGATATCTGG GCCCTGGGCTGTTTGCTGTATAAGCTCTGCTTCTTCACTCTGCCATTTGGAGAAAGCCAGGTTTCTATTTGTGATGGAAATTTCACCATCCCAGACAACTCTCGCTATTCTCAGGACATGCACTGCCTCATGC GGTATATGCTTGAGCCAGACCCAGATAAGAGGCCAGATATCTACCAAGTGTCCTATTTCGCCTTCAAACTAGCAAAGAGAGAATGCCCTGTTCCAAATGTGCAT GACTCTGTGATCCCCGCAAAACTCCCAGAGCCGGTGAAAGCCGGTGAAGCAGCTGCCAAGAAAACAACCCCTAAGGCCAG ACTAACAGATCCAGTTCCAACCATGGAGACCTCTATAGCCCCAAGACAGAGGCCTAAAGCTGGACAGACGCAACCTAACCCTGGCATGCTTCCCATCCAGCCAGCTCTAACACCTCGGAAAAGACCAACCGTACAACCAGTGACACCCAGTCCAG TTCCAGGTGTTCAGCCCCCCACGGCTACGCCTGTGCCGGCCGCTGTGAAACCTGGTCCGCAGCTACAACCGCAGCCCAAAGTGGCACAGCCTGCACCACAGGTTACCACACCGGTTACCACGGCCCAGCAGCCGGCTCCAATGCCGGCACCAGCTGCAGTGCCTGCGTCTCACCAGCAGCAACTGTACCTGAAACAGCAActcctgcagcagcagcaggcgGCGGCTCTtttccagcagcagcagcagatgctgCAGGCTCAGCAG ATGCAGGcgatgcagcagcagcagatgatCCAGGCGTATTACTTGCAGCAGCAGCTATTGGCACAGCAGGCTGCCATGCAGCAGAAAGCAGTAGTGCCGATACCGGGGCCTTTGCCAGCGCAACCGCAAACCATACCTACCGCTGTTCAGCCCTCAGCTCCTCCGGAACAAGCG ATTCAAGCTCCAGTAAGAACAAACCAGAAGCCCCAGGCAGTCTCCGCTCAGCCCTCTGTAGGGCAAAAGCTGGGCTCTCTTACGCCTCCCTCGTCACCCAAGACGCAGCGTGGTGGACACCGAAGGATTCTCAGTGACGTCACACACAGCGCCGTCTTCGGTGTCCCTGCTAGTAAATCGACCCAGCTCcttcaagcagcagctgccgaaGCAAACCTCAACAAGTCAAA GTCAGCTACAACTACTCCTTCCGGCTCTCCTCGGACATCTCAGCAGAATGTCCACAACCCACCTGAGTCTTCGGGATGGAATCCTTTCGACGATGATAACTTCTCCAAACTCACTGCTGAGGAGCTCCTGAACAAGGACTTTGCCAAGCTGGGAGaca ATAAACCGTCGGAGCAGCTCAGCAGCTCAGCAGAGGACCTCCTGTCTGGGTTTCCAGCTCCCCCTGCTGTGTCTCAGGCTGATTCTTTTGGACCTTCTCTGTTTTCCAGCGGCACAG CTGTGGATAAACCTGCAGATGCGCAGGGGCAAGATCCCAGCCCTCCGCTGCACAAACCATCTGACCCCTTCCTACCTCTTCCTCTGTCTGACACACCAG AGAAATTGATTGAGGGTCTCAAATCTCCGGAGCCCCAACTTCTGCTCCCCCATCTTGTGCAGCTGGCAGATCCTTTTGGCAGCACCTCTGACGCTTTGAATG GCAAGTCAGAGGTAGCCGTTGAGAGCCTGATTCCGGGGCTTGAGCCTCCAATGCCCCACCGTCTGTCATCCCAGGCAGACTCCATTGCTTCGAACCGCACAG ATTCACTTACTGGAGAAGATTCCCTCCTCGACTACTCCCTTCTCTCTAACCCTACAGCCGACCTTCTCGACGAATTTGCACCTGTAACGCTCTCTGCTCCAGCATCTGCAG ACGATACTAACCTCTTAACGGGCTTTGATATTCCAGAAGATACTGAAAAAAGGGCTGATGATGAATTTGATCCTATTCCAGTTCGGGTATCCAAAAACTCCCAAG gcCTTCAAAGAGACCCTCAGACGTTTCCACTTGGGAGTGATGCGCATCTTAAAGTAGCCAGCTCTGGAGGATACACTCTGTCTGACGGCACACAGATTCTAGAGCTAAAGACTGATGTTCCTTCAAACCGTCCGTCTAGCTGCAGTTCCTTCCATAGCAGTGAAGGAGAGGGGACTGACCATGAGCCAGACCTGTTGGATTGCAGTGGGTCTAGGCCTCTGTTGATGGAGTCTGATGAAGAAGATGCATCAAAGAAAGTCAAGGATGCTGTGTTTGCAAGTCCCCATCCCAATGTCATTCTAACCTCAAGTTCTCAAGTCCCTGCACCAAAAGGGGGGGCGGTTCAGCCATCTGCAGAAGGGTTTTCCCAGGGCCTAGATGTATTTGCCACTGCTCCCTTTAGATGTTCCAAGGAATCACTGAATGATTCTGATGTTTTCACCAACGCTCCTTTCGTGGCTAAAACAACTCCTGTACTGGACCACAAGGAGGAACCTGATGTTTTCCTCCGAGCCCCATTTTCTAGGAAAATAAGTGTGGAAGAAACCACACCAAATGCTTCGCCCCATGTCATTCCATCTCTTGTAGGCCTTGAAACAGCAACAATAGGTACACTTGCATTCCGAAATGTAGACCTGGGAGTGGGAACTCCTTCCATGAAGACCTCATATACCACTGGAAACCTCTATGTACATTCCAGCCGAACAGCTGAGTCCGCTTACTTTCCTAACCCTTCAAAGGATCCGCTCAACTTAGAGAATCACAGGACCCCAGGACATGAGGCTGCCCAGGAGACTGTGTTTGGGACTGTAGTCACAAAGCCTTTTCGACCCCAATCACTCTCTAAGTATTCCCGACACTACAGCCCTCAAGATACACAAAATGTGGATGCCCAGCCCATTGCTGCTTACAAAGTGGTGTCTCATGTGGCAAAAGCCTCTGTAGCTGGGTCTGTTCCTATCTCCCCTGTGACTTACAGAAATTCAGACCCATTTGGCGCTGCCCCTTTCCCTGCAAAATCTAGCAGACAAAATAAATAG